A genomic region of Patescibacteria group bacterium contains the following coding sequences:
- a CDS encoding matrixin family metalloprotease, with protein sequence MKKITLGVFVAVMILSISGIAGAGKLIPVADHAKEKAKADNSPVIEKTGDHLVLSPPGLERVVFIHYKKGYGGFCDNDGVCEKDLGENPSCADCKNDKDEPEDPTTACYAFLGAKWQDLPVDYVIDPDNPDGLTEGFVANAMFSGAEEWDNHTSADLFGGYEIDHNSSWDSDAPDGRNELLFGDYPEDGVIAVTITWGYFRGRPSARKIVEFDILFDTDFIWGDATIDSVVMDLQNIATHELGHGVGLADLYETVCVEETMYGYSNYGDVGKRDLNTGDVAGIQTLYGGF encoded by the coding sequence ATGAAAAAAATAACTTTAGGAGTTTTTGTCGCAGTAATGATTTTAAGTATTTCCGGCATAGCTGGAGCAGGCAAGTTAATTCCAGTAGCAGACCATGCAAAGGAAAAAGCAAAAGCAGACAACTCTCCGGTGATAGAAAAAACAGGCGACCACTTGGTTTTATCACCGCCAGGATTAGAAAGAGTTGTTTTTATTCACTATAAGAAAGGATATGGAGGATTCTGTGACAATGACGGAGTTTGCGAGAAAGACCTCGGAGAGAATCCTAGCTGCGCAGATTGCAAAAACGATAAAGACGAACCAGAAGATCCAACCACAGCGTGTTATGCCTTCTTGGGGGCCAAGTGGCAAGATCTGCCAGTGGATTATGTCATAGACCCTGATAATCCAGACGGATTAACAGAAGGATTTGTGGCTAATGCCATGTTTTCGGGGGCAGAAGAATGGGACAATCACACAAGCGCTGACCTTTTTGGAGGTTATGAAATAGATCATAACTCAAGTTGGGACAGCGATGCTCCTGACGGTAGGAACGAGTTGTTATTCGGAGATTATCCGGAAGACGGAGTCATCGCAGTAACAATAACGTGGGGATATTTCAGAGGGAGACCCAGTGCTAGAAAAATAGTTGAATTTGATATTTTGTTTGATACTGACTTTATTTGGGGAGATGCCACCATTGATTCTGTAGTAATGGATTTGCAAAACATAGCTACTCATGAGTTGGGGCACGGTGTCGGCTTGGCTGATCTATATGAAACAGTCTGTGTCGAAGAAACAATGTATGGTTATTCCAATTACGGAGATGTCGGGAAGAGAGACCTAAATACTGGAGATGTTGCCGGGATTCAAACACTGTACGGCGGATTTTAA
- a CDS encoding NYN domain-containing protein: MLKTENNFAYIDGANLYEAVKDLGWSIDYKRFRRWLSEKYSVKKAYIFIGLIPKHKSIYTYLQECGFTIVFKEVVYDGVGKPKGNCDADLVLQVVRDYYEHNFYNALIVSSDGDYAGLVKFLYEKNKLLGILSPAPKGKCSILLKRTGAKISYINDQISILNTRNEKAPNVDGTAPGSFS; the protein is encoded by the coding sequence ATGCTGAAAACAGAAAACAATTTTGCCTATATAGATGGAGCTAATTTATATGAAGCGGTCAAAGATCTCGGTTGGTCAATTGATTATAAAAGATTCAGAAGATGGTTATCTGAGAAATATTCTGTCAAGAAAGCATATATTTTCATAGGTCTGATTCCTAAACACAAGAGCATTTATACATATCTTCAAGAGTGCGGATTTACCATTGTGTTTAAGGAAGTTGTTTATGACGGAGTCGGGAAACCAAAGGGGAATTGTGATGCGGATTTAGTTTTGCAAGTAGTCAGAGATTATTATGAGCATAATTTTTATAATGCGTTAATAGTAAGCAGCGATGGCGATTATGCGGGTCTAGTAAAATTTTTATATGAGAAAAACAAGTTATTAGGCATATTATCTCCAGCGCCCAAGGGAAAATGCTCAATACTTCTGAAAAGGACTGGGGCTAAAATATCCTATATCAATGACCAGATATCTATTTTGAATACGAGAAATGAAAAAGCCCCCAATGTGGACGGAACCGCACCAGGGTCTTTTTCGTAG
- a CDS encoding AAA family ATPase yields MEWNKNMTQEESLNTMKMGYNVFLTGPPGSGKTFLLNKYIDYLKENDQSVAVTASTGIAATHMNGTTLHSWSGLGIKGTLTKSDIKKLMRKPYLRKHYKNTKVLIIDEVSMLTADQFDAVDHACRQFKGSFMPFGGMQVVCSGDLFQLPPINKSGKEKFVVEARAWKNMDMKICYLEEQHRHKDKDLFALLNHIRSNNIEESKKILMKRSQQKDLLGIPTKLYTHNIDVDQVNSIELEKIVSKEFVYHMTATGKREVIDTLKRGCLAPERLALKKGARVMFLKNNFEVGYVNGTQGMVVNFDIEGLPVVKTIYGEKITAKLASWTIDEEGKIIARVNQLPLRLAWAITVHKSQGMNLDAAEIDLSKCFVEGMGYVALSRLRSLTGLKLIAINDMAFYINEKALNIDEELREASKIIAQELKKISPSEIEKRHNQFLI; encoded by the coding sequence ATGGAATGGAATAAAAATATGACACAGGAGGAATCGTTGAACACAATGAAAATGGGATACAATGTATTCTTAACTGGCCCGCCGGGAAGCGGGAAAACTTTTTTATTGAATAAGTATATTGATTATTTAAAAGAGAATGACCAATCAGTGGCAGTTACAGCCAGCACAGGGATTGCCGCGACCCATATGAACGGGACAACTTTGCATTCGTGGTCTGGGCTTGGAATAAAAGGAACTCTTACAAAAAGCGATATTAAAAAGTTAATGAGAAAGCCATACTTAAGAAAACATTACAAGAATACTAAAGTTTTGATTATTGATGAGGTTTCAATGCTCACAGCAGACCAGTTTGACGCAGTGGACCATGCTTGTCGGCAGTTTAAGGGAAGTTTTATGCCATTTGGAGGAATGCAGGTTGTTTGCTCTGGAGACCTTTTTCAACTTCCGCCGATAAACAAAAGCGGTAAGGAAAAATTTGTGGTTGAAGCAAGGGCGTGGAAAAATATGGATATGAAAATTTGTTATTTGGAAGAACAGCACAGGCACAAAGACAAGGATTTATTTGCTTTGTTAAATCATATTAGAAGCAACAATATTGAAGAATCCAAAAAGATATTAATGAAAAGGTCTCAACAAAAAGACCTTTTGGGAATACCTACGAAATTATATACCCACAACATTGATGTTGACCAGGTAAACAGTATTGAGTTGGAAAAGATTGTGAGCAAAGAGTTTGTTTACCATATGACTGCCACAGGAAAACGAGAGGTTATAGACACATTAAAAAGGGGGTGTTTGGCGCCAGAGCGTTTAGCGTTAAAAAAAGGAGCGCGGGTGATGTTTTTAAAAAATAATTTTGAAGTTGGGTATGTAAATGGAACGCAGGGCATGGTGGTTAATTTTGATATTGAAGGACTGCCGGTTGTTAAAACCATTTATGGCGAAAAAATTACTGCGAAATTAGCCAGCTGGACAATTGACGAAGAGGGGAAAATAATAGCCAGAGTAAATCAGTTGCCATTGCGATTAGCATGGGCCATAACAGTGCATAAAAGCCAAGGAATGAACTTGGATGCTGCAGAAATTGACCTTTCCAAATGTTTTGTTGAGGGAATGGGATATGTGGCATTATCCAGGTTGCGTTCTTTAACTGGCCTAAAGCTTATAGCAATAAATGACATGGCGTTTTATATAAACGAGAAAGCGCTTAATATAGATGAAGAGTTAAGAGAAGCGTCTAAAATAATAGCCCAAGAATTAAAAAAGATTTCTCCAAGTGAAATAGAAAAGAGGCATAACCAATTTTTGATATAA
- a CDS encoding Fic family protein: MENLSRVISKANTAYAKALLALVGISYIQPFEDGNKRTARLMANALLISNGVAPLSYRSVDENEYREAMLVFYEINSLMPFKKIFVGQYEFAATNYAVK; this comes from the coding sequence GTGGAAAATCTTTCAAGGGTCATCTCAAAAGCGAATACAGCTTATGCCAAAGCACTGCTCGCTCTTGTTGGAATTAGCTATATTCAACCATTTGAAGATGGCAATAAACGAACAGCGCGTCTAATGGCTAACGCATTATTGATTTCTAATGGCGTTGCTCCGCTTTCGTACCGGAGCGTAGACGAGAATGAATATCGCGAAGCAATGTTGGTGTTTTATGAAATTAACTCGCTTATGCCTTTCAAAAAAATATTTGTTGGTCAGTATGAATTCGCTGCCACGAATTACGCAGTTAAGTAA
- a CDS encoding DUF4065 domain-containing protein, giving the protein MFSKFIQQLRKKGNFTQEFLASELNISRPTYVQIEKGERDLTISEAKKLAAIFGISFENFLSCKSPNPKIILENTLKKKKSTGNLEIRVTRKNLEKFKQVLLYVLGKIGSKPNVGEAVLHKLLYFIDFDYYEKFEENLMGATFIKNYHGPTSVELGAIMKKMQKDGEIEPVKSRYFKYDQKKYLPLKRPNLNILSAREIGHIDDVLARLSDKNAKELEDYSHGDIPWKAGEEGQPLSYESVFYRDERYSVRNYEDEL; this is encoded by the coding sequence ATGTTTTCAAAATTTATTCAACAATTGAGAAAAAAGGGCAATTTTACGCAGGAATTTTTGGCATCGGAGCTAAACATCTCTCGACCCACATATGTCCAAATAGAAAAAGGAGAAAGAGACCTGACTATTTCAGAAGCTAAAAAATTGGCTGCTATTTTTGGCATCTCTTTCGAGAATTTTTTATCTTGCAAGTCGCCGAATCCGAAAATTATTTTAGAAAATACATTGAAAAAAAAGAAGTCAACTGGCAATCTTGAAATTAGAGTAACGAGAAAAAATTTAGAAAAATTTAAACAAGTCCTATTATATGTGTTGGGGAAAATAGGGAGCAAGCCGAATGTCGGCGAAGCCGTGCTCCACAAACTGCTCTATTTTATTGATTTTGATTATTACGAAAAATTTGAAGAGAATTTGATGGGCGCAACATTTATTAAAAATTATCATGGTCCAACATCTGTTGAATTAGGGGCGATTATGAAGAAAATGCAGAAAGATGGAGAGATAGAGCCGGTAAAGAGCCGATATTTTAAATATGACCAGAAAAAGTATTTGCCTCTTAAGCGTCCGAATCTCAATATCCTTTCCGCTCGGGAAATAGGGCATATTGATGATGTTTTAGCGCGACTTTCGGATAAAAACGCAAAAGAGCTGGAGGATTATTCTCATGGAGATATTCCTTGGAAGGCGGGCGAGGAGGGACAGCCTCTTTCTTACGAAAGCGTGTTTTATCGGGATGAGCGTTATTCAGTAAGAAATTACGAAGATGAGCTTTAA
- a CDS encoding undecaprenyl-diphosphate phosphatase has protein sequence MIVYILLGFMQGIFEWIPISSEGVVALASQFLVKGINPVDIALFLHLGTFLAVMVYFWKDWKEVLLLKNKELLKFLTIATLVSLAIGFVLYNFVSKVVLGTGLLFITGFGLLFTAFFNKRREEVGIAGNKLALVAGIFQGLAVIPGFSRSASTIFALSLGKKSPFDILKLSYMMSAPVVLASSGYIFLKNPAILINGWIALPISFLVGLASLKILLNISSRISFVKFAVIFGIICLLGGLMGLVI, from the coding sequence ATGATTGTTTATATCTTATTGGGTTTTATGCAAGGGATATTTGAGTGGATTCCCATTTCCAGCGAAGGAGTAGTGGCTTTGGCAAGCCAATTCCTTGTGAAGGGCATCAACCCTGTTGATATTGCTTTATTTTTGCATTTGGGAACTTTTTTAGCAGTTATGGTGTATTTTTGGAAGGACTGGAAAGAAGTTTTATTATTGAAGAATAAGGAATTATTAAAGTTTTTGACAATCGCAACTTTGGTTTCTTTAGCTATTGGATTTGTTTTGTATAATTTTGTCAGCAAAGTGGTTTTGGGAACTGGCCTTTTATTCATCACTGGCTTTGGTTTGTTGTTTACTGCTTTTTTCAACAAACGCAGGGAAGAAGTTGGGATAGCAGGCAATAAGCTCGCCTTGGTTGCTGGTATTTTTCAGGGCTTGGCAGTCATCCCGGGATTTTCTCGTTCTGCTTCCACGATTTTTGCCTTATCTTTGGGCAAGAAATCCCCTTTTGATATTTTGAAATTATCATATATGATGTCAGCTCCAGTTGTATTGGCTTCGTCTGGATATATTTTCCTTAAAAACCCCGCGATTTTAATAAACGGCTGGATTGCCTTGCCAATAAGCTTTTTGGTCGGGCTGGCAAGTTTGAAAATTTTGTTAAATATTTCTTCAAGAATAAGCTTTGTTAAGTTTGCCGTTATTTTTGGTATTATTTGCTTACTCGGGGGACTAATGGGTTTAGTTATCTGA
- a CDS encoding HD domain-containing protein: protein MKKNITLEDVKADPQIDEYIKRSTEFLSIYHYTDHGIDHCNLVSERARYLAKEIGLSEKDQELTSIASYAHDIGNVLDRKNHEYWGALMFHSIFQDRMPANELATIMQAIATHDNYRARIVNAVAAVGMIADKSDVRRSRVTEKNKNQIARDIHNRVNFAATNNKFEVDKKNKKIILTLEIDTSFVPVMEYFEIFTYRMVQCRKAAQFLGYKFGLVINDFKLL from the coding sequence ATGAAGAAAAATATTACGCTTGAGGATGTTAAGGCAGACCCCCAGATTGATGAGTATATAAAGAGGAGTACAGAATTTTTGAGCATTTACCATTATACAGACCACGGAATCGACCATTGTAATCTTGTGTCAGAAAGGGCGCGATATTTGGCAAAGGAAATCGGATTATCGGAAAAAGACCAGGAGCTAACATCCATTGCTTCTTATGCGCATGATATAGGCAATGTTTTAGATAGAAAAAATCATGAATATTGGGGAGCCCTAATGTTCCACAGTATATTTCAGGACAGAATGCCTGCCAATGAATTAGCAACTATTATGCAAGCCATTGCCACCCACGACAATTATCGGGCCCGGATTGTGAATGCTGTTGCTGCAGTTGGGATGATAGCGGATAAATCGGATGTGAGACGGAGCAGAGTAACTGAAAAAAATAAAAATCAGATTGCGAGGGATATTCACAACAGGGTCAATTTTGCCGCTACGAATAATAAATTTGAGGTGGATAAGAAAAATAAAAAGATTATATTAACATTAGAGATAGACACCTCTTTTGTGCCAGTTATGGAATATTTTGAGATTTTTACATACAGAATGGTTCAATGTAGAAAAGCGGCCCAATTTTTGGGCTATAAATTTGGGTTGGTTATCAATGATTTCAAACTTCTTTAG
- the priA gene encoding primosomal protein N' has translation MYIIEVIPLVKIAYCDSQVLTYFFSQELKIGSLVSVPLSKAEIKAIVKTVEPIENIKMKLKKNYFKLKPISKIISQEPIIHKPQMELCQWLSDYYISPIGIVLKLFIPKAILRRKKLFTQEVSSTGPTHKEQVQSFRPILLNSPERIQNYIQEIKIAIKNNQSVLFLVPEINRINKYLLFLEKISKNIKVFHSELKTSEETKCWQNVQQNKIDIIIGTRNSLFLPFSNLGLIIVDEEENENYKSWDQHPKYHTRTVALKLAEIFKAKIVLGSQLPSLDSFYRAKIGEYESFQPASDQQSSIRNINIVDMKEEVRKANYSIFSEELQEKLISVISKNKKVIIFVGRKGLATAILCRDCGHIIKCQECDTPMVYHKGPGLKSGLLICHYCGKTMTPPSVCPKCNGWRIKYLGTGTQKVMEGLEKIEEIKAKAVIIDSDIAPDRKGQEQISQDFQMGKYNTLIGTQLLFSLGIKKEADLGVVILADPLFNFPEYRSPERLMQIFFKVSCLAKEMLIQTYNPDFYLFDFLRKNDFNGFLEAELNHRKPFLYPPFSEIIKLSFSHKDNAIAKKEALDFKRKIQKPLPNLKILGPAPALVSKVKNKYFWHLVVKIKGDGSETKKTIQKLIGPDWSIDVEPQILL, from the coding sequence ATGTATATTATTGAAGTGATACCATTAGTGAAAATCGCTTATTGCGATTCCCAAGTCCTTACCTATTTTTTTAGCCAAGAGCTAAAAATCGGTTCTTTGGTTTCAGTGCCCTTGAGTAAGGCAGAGATTAAGGCAATAGTAAAAACCGTTGAGCCGATAGAAAATATAAAAATGAAACTCAAAAAAAATTATTTCAAACTCAAGCCTATTTCAAAAATAATTTCACAAGAACCGATTATCCACAAACCGCAAATGGAATTATGCCAATGGTTGTCTGATTATTACATCTCCCCAATAGGTATTGTGCTGAAACTATTTATCCCCAAAGCGATTCTTAGGAGAAAAAAGCTTTTTACCCAAGAAGTTTCATCCACAGGACCAACCCACAAGGAACAAGTCCAATCTTTCCGCCCTATTCTATTAAACTCTCCTGAAAGAATCCAAAATTATATTCAAGAAATTAAAATCGCAATTAAAAATAATCAATCTGTCCTATTTTTGGTTCCTGAAATAAATAGAATCAACAAATATCTTTTGTTTCTGGAAAAAATTTCAAAAAACATAAAAGTTTTCCACAGCGAGCTCAAGACATCTGAAGAAACAAAATGCTGGCAAAATGTTCAACAAAACAAAATTGATATTATAATAGGCACAAGAAATTCTTTGTTCCTGCCTTTCTCTAATCTTGGATTAATAATTGTTGACGAAGAGGAAAATGAGAATTATAAATCCTGGGACCAGCATCCAAAATATCACACCCGAACCGTGGCATTGAAATTGGCAGAAATTTTTAAAGCAAAAATAGTTCTTGGGAGCCAACTTCCTTCTCTTGACTCTTTTTATAGAGCTAAAATCGGAGAATACGAATCATTTCAGCCGGCGAGCGACCAACAATCGTCTATCCGGAATATTAATATCGTGGATATGAAAGAAGAGGTGAGAAAAGCAAATTATTCAATTTTCAGCGAAGAACTTCAAGAAAAACTTATTAGCGTGATTTCTAAGAACAAAAAGGTTATTATATTTGTCGGCCGCAAGGGACTGGCAACTGCAATTTTATGCCGAGATTGCGGTCATATAATTAAGTGCCAGGAATGCGATACGCCAATGGTATATCACAAGGGCCCTGGCTTGAAGAGCGGTTTATTGATTTGCCATTACTGCGGAAAGACAATGACCCCGCCTTCTGTGTGTCCAAAATGCAATGGCTGGAGGATAAAATATCTTGGAACTGGCACGCAAAAAGTAATGGAAGGGCTTGAAAAAATAGAAGAAATAAAAGCGAAAGCCGTTATTATAGACAGCGACATTGCGCCTGATAGAAAAGGGCAGGAGCAGATATCGCAGGACTTCCAGATGGGAAAGTACAATACTTTGATAGGGACTCAACTTCTGTTTTCTTTAGGAATTAAAAAAGAAGCGGATTTGGGCGTTGTTATCTTGGCTGACCCGCTGTTCAATTTTCCAGAATACCGGTCTCCAGAACGCCTAATGCAGATATTTTTCAAGGTTTCCTGCTTGGCAAAAGAAATGCTCATCCAAACATACAATCCTGATTTTTACCTATTTGATTTTTTGAGAAAAAATGATTTTAATGGATTTCTTGAAGCAGAGCTAAATCATCGTAAGCCATTTCTCTATCCCCCGTTTTCAGAAATTATAAAACTTAGTTTCTCTCATAAGGATAACGCAATTGCAAAAAAAGAAGCGCTTGATTTCAAAAGAAAAATCCAGAAGCCCCTGCCAAATTTAAAAATACTCGGTCCAGCTCCGGCCTTGGTGTCAAAAGTCAAAAATAAATACTTCTGGCACCTTGTGGTGAAAATAAAGGGTGATGGGTCAGAAACAAAGAAAACAATTCAAAAATTGATAGGGCCTGATTGGTCAATAGATGTCGAACCACAGATATTGCTTTAA
- a CDS encoding thymidine kinase produces the protein MIREVRGNKQLEVIAGCMFSGKTEELIIRLERAKIAGLDCLVFKPTTDTRRKPGTINTCNGREFSAHDLEPGAETAETISSIVGRTAFREADVIAFDEGQFFSEKLIALCEELVTMGKRVIVAGLNQTFAGEPFGPMPYLMALADEVVTLSAVCMKCKRIGAATRTQRLIDNKPAPVNSPTIQVGGLESYEARCRDCWEKGT, from the coding sequence ATGATTCGCGAAGTAAGAGGGAATAAACAATTGGAGGTTATCGCAGGATGTATGTTCAGCGGAAAAACCGAGGAATTGATTATTCGGCTAGAACGCGCGAAAATCGCTGGTTTGGATTGTCTCGTTTTCAAGCCAACGACCGATACGCGCAGAAAGCCAGGAACCATCAACACTTGCAATGGCAGGGAATTCTCGGCCCACGATTTGGAGCCCGGGGCAGAGACCGCAGAAACTATTTCGTCTATCGTCGGTCGCACTGCCTTCCGAGAAGCTGATGTTATTGCGTTTGATGAGGGACAGTTTTTCTCGGAAAAACTCATAGCTCTCTGTGAAGAGCTAGTTACTATGGGCAAGCGGGTCATTGTGGCTGGTCTGAACCAGACCTTCGCAGGCGAACCCTTTGGACCAATGCCATATCTTATGGCATTGGCTGACGAAGTAGTCACCTTAAGCGCTGTTTGCATGAAGTGCAAAAGAATCGGTGCTGCCACTCGCACCCAAAGATTGATTGACAACAAGCCAGCGCCTGTCAACAGCCCAACTATTCAAGTCGGCGGATTAGAGTCATACGAGGCCCGCTGTCGTGATTGTTGGGAAAAGGGGACATAG
- the thpR gene encoding RNA 2',3'-cyclic phosphodiesterase: MLHRVFIAINFPEKIKDRLLEFEKEYKIPAKWVSRDNLHITLSFLGNLDENQLVETIETIKRVCVSHNPANIKLKKICYGPPKKFPPRMVWVEMEKNEKMAKLQLDLENNLFNLPSYQYKENENHSFHPHITLARIKAFEFRALGERPEINEELDLSFEVNSIEVMESDLKRNGAEYIILESISLGEVGDNS; encoded by the coding sequence ATGCTGCATAGAGTTTTTATTGCTATTAATTTTCCAGAAAAGATTAAGGACAGATTATTGGAGTTTGAAAAAGAATACAAGATTCCTGCCAAATGGGTTAGCAGGGATAATTTACATATTACATTGAGTTTTTTGGGCAATTTGGATGAGAATCAACTCGTGGAGACAATTGAGACAATAAAACGCGTTTGCGTTTCGCATAATCCAGCGAATATTAAATTGAAAAAAATTTGTTACGGTCCGCCCAAAAAATTTCCGCCCAGAATGGTTTGGGTTGAAATGGAAAAAAACGAAAAAATGGCAAAGCTCCAACTGGATTTAGAAAATAATCTTTTTAATTTGCCGAGCTATCAGTACAAAGAGAACGAGAATCATTCTTTTCACCCGCACATCACTCTTGCCAGAATTAAAGCATTTGAATTTAGGGCGTTAGGAGAAAGGCCGGAAATAAACGAGGAATTGGATTTGAGCTTTGAGGTCAATTCTATTGAAGTAATGGAAAGCGATTTAAAGCGAAATGGCGCGGAATACATAATATTAGAATCAATATCGCTTGGAGAAGTCGGAGATAATAGTTAG
- the murC gene encoding UDP-N-acetylmuramate--L-alanine ligase, with protein sequence MKIHFIGIGGIGISALAQYYLAKGADVSGSDLVSSEITEMLEKKGVKVFIGQHKTQNILRGMDLVVYSPAVREDNPEFMEARKKNIELFSYPQALGKLSKDYFIIAISGSHGKSTTSAMIALIIIKAGFNPTVILGTKLKEFGNSNFRLGGIPEDGLENSKFKIQNSEFKFLVIEADEYQASFLNYWPNIIVLTNIEEEHLDYFGNLENIFRAFRDFVNHLPESGTLIINYDDENARKIEETLSDRDLNIVPYYLEMEESFAIREILKIPGKHNISNALGALMVGRALGIADEVSLGALADYNGAWRRFQIYEIGLGERGFTLVSDYAHHPTEITATFASVREKWPEKEIWAVFQPHQYQRTYYLFDKLVEVFSKSEAKKIIILPIYDVAGREEGEIKQKVDSLKLAEAIKERVENKEIFYLADFLEAKRFIENNIKGGEVVVIMGAGDVYDLVKKFST encoded by the coding sequence ATGAAAATACATTTTATCGGAATCGGCGGAATAGGAATTTCTGCGCTTGCCCAGTATTATCTTGCGAAAGGAGCGGATGTTTCCGGCTCTGATTTGGTTTCTTCAGAAATTACGGAAATGCTGGAGAAAAAAGGGGTTAAGGTTTTTATCGGCCAGCATAAAACCCAGAACATTTTGCGAGGCATGGATTTAGTTGTTTATAGCCCAGCAGTGCGAGAAGACAACCCAGAATTTATGGAGGCCAGAAAAAAGAATATAGAATTATTCAGTTATCCACAGGCGTTGGGTAAATTAAGCAAAGATTATTTTATTATTGCGATTTCTGGAAGTCATGGAAAAAGTACTACCTCGGCAATGATTGCTTTAATTATTATCAAAGCCGGATTTAACCCCACAGTAATCTTAGGAACTAAATTAAAAGAATTCGGCAATAGTAATTTTAGATTGGGCGGCATACCAGAAGATGGGTTAGAAAATTCAAAATTCAAAATTCAAAATTCAGAATTTAAATTTCTTGTGATTGAGGCAGACGAATATCAGGCGTCATTTCTTAATTACTGGCCAAATATAATTGTGCTCACCAATATTGAGGAGGAGCACCTTGATTATTTTGGCAATTTAGAAAATATTTTTAGGGCTTTTCGTGATTTCGTTAATCATTTGCCAGAAAGCGGAACTTTAATAATAAATTATGACGACGAAAATGCCAGAAAAATCGAAGAAACGCTAAGCGACAGAGATTTGAATATTGTCCCTTATTATTTAGAAATGGAAGAATCTTTTGCTATTAGGGAAATTTTAAAAATTCCGGGCAAACACAATATTTCTAACGCTCTTGGAGCTTTGATGGTTGGGAGGGCGCTTGGAATAGCGGATGAAGTATCTTTAGGCGCGCTTGCTGATTACAATGGGGCTTGGCGTAGATTTCAAATTTATGAAATAGGTCTGGGAGAAAGGGGATTTACTCTTGTTTCTGATTATGCCCATCATCCCACGGAAATCACCGCAACATTTGCCTCTGTCAGAGAAAAATGGCCGGAAAAGGAAATTTGGGCAGTATTCCAGCCACATCAATATCAACGGACATATTATTTGTTTGATAAATTGGTTGAGGTGTTTTCCAAATCAGAGGCGAAGAAAATAATAATACTTCCTATATATGATGTTGCTGGCAGGGAGGAGGGAGAGATTAAACAAAAAGTGGATTCTCTGAAATTAGCAGAAGCGATAAAGGAGCGGGTAGAAAATAAGGAAATTTTTTATCTTGCTGATTTTTTAGAAGCGAAAAGATTTATTGAAAATAATATTAAAGGAGGCGAAGTGGTTGTTATTATGGGAGCTGGCGATGTGTATGATTTGGTCAAAAAGTTCTCCACTTGA
- a CDS encoding 50S ribosomal protein L25, whose protein sequence is MVSKNTISLSAELREIKGEKVEGLRKQGFLPAVAYGPKIGNASLVLNLKEFEKVFAEAGEHAIIDLKIKGEKENHPVLVHDIQKDGVSGKIIHIDFYAPDLEKKVEVAVELVLVGESPAIKKLGGTIIKTVSELEIRALPTNIPDEIRVDIGSLDAIGKEIFVRDLVVPDGVEVLKDPDEVLVLVAAPTNVEEELEKPIEEKIDEIEGMVKKGDSEIEEGEAEGKGEKREKQAPEKESKEKD, encoded by the coding sequence ATGGTTTCTAAAAATACCATTTCTTTATCCGCAGAATTGCGGGAAATAAAAGGCGAGAAAGTAGAAGGATTGCGCAAGCAGGGATTTTTGCCTGCTGTTGCTTATGGTCCTAAAATAGGAAACGCTTCGCTTGTTTTGAATTTAAAAGAGTTTGAAAAGGTTTTTGCTGAAGCAGGGGAACACGCCATAATTGATTTAAAAATAAAGGGGGAAAAAGAGAATCATCCTGTTCTGGTTCACGATATTCAAAAAGACGGTGTTTCCGGGAAAATAATTCATATTGATTTTTATGCGCCTGACCTTGAAAAGAAAGTTGAAGTGGCTGTTGAGCTTGTGCTTGTTGGTGAATCGCCAGCAATCAAAAAGCTTGGAGGAACGATTATTAAGACAGTTTCAGAATTAGAAATAAGAGCATTGCCGACAAATATTCCTGATGAAATCAGGGTTGATATTGGATCCCTTGACGCTATAGGCAAAGAAATTTTTGTAAGGGACTTGGTTGTTCCAGATGGTGTTGAAGTTTTGAAGGACCCAGATGAGGTTTTGGTCTTGGTGGCTGCTCCGACTAATGTTGAGGAAGAATTAGAAAAGCCGATTGAAGAAAAGATAGATGAGATAGAGGGTATGGTTAAAAAAGGAGACAGCGAAATAGAAGAGGGAGAAGCGGAAGGAAAAGGAGAAAAGAGAGAAAAACAAGCGCCTGAAAAAGAGTCAAAAGAAAAGGATTAA